The Rhodocytophaga rosea genome has a segment encoding these proteins:
- a CDS encoding SIMPL domain-containing protein → MKRLFMNVFSGILFAGLYLISTAAQAQVQPSFPNMKKIEVTGSAEMEVIPDEIYFSISLREYFKDKDKNKVEITELEKQLQAAVNAAGVPKDNFQIENISGYRYWAGRKKPVDFLESKRYVLKMNNLAKVDEIMSKVDAKGIEYVNISRYEHSKIEQFRKDIKTKALQAAKDKAAYLLQGIGEQVGGVLEIQELGGNDGYPIPYPMYRESNQMMMSKAAGDVMEQAAEPEIDFRKIKIRYEVRAVFAIK, encoded by the coding sequence ATGAAACGCCTATTTATGAATGTTTTTTCTGGAATTTTATTTGCCGGATTATATTTGATTTCCACAGCCGCTCAAGCGCAAGTACAGCCTTCATTCCCAAATATGAAAAAAATCGAAGTTACCGGCTCTGCCGAAATGGAAGTAATTCCCGATGAAATATATTTTTCTATCTCCCTGCGGGAATATTTTAAAGATAAGGACAAAAACAAGGTAGAAATTACCGAACTGGAGAAACAATTGCAAGCCGCTGTAAATGCCGCTGGTGTGCCCAAAGATAATTTCCAGATCGAAAATATTTCTGGCTACCGGTACTGGGCAGGGCGCAAAAAACCAGTGGATTTTCTGGAAAGCAAGCGCTATGTGTTAAAAATGAATAATCTGGCAAAAGTGGACGAAATTATGTCAAAAGTGGATGCCAAAGGTATTGAATACGTGAACATTAGCCGCTACGAGCATTCCAAAATTGAGCAATTCCGCAAAGACATTAAAACAAAAGCTTTACAGGCAGCTAAAGATAAAGCGGCCTATCTGTTACAAGGTATCGGTGAGCAGGTAGGCGGCGTGCTTGAGATTCAGGAACTGGGCGGCAACGATGGCTATCCTATCCCCTACCCGATGTACAGGGAATCTAACCAAATGATGATGTCTAAAGCGGCGGGTGACGTAATGGAACAGGCAGCCGAACCAGAAATTGATTTTCGTAAGATTAAAATCCGTTACGAAGTACGGGCGGTATTTGCTATCAAGTAA
- the mobA gene encoding molybdenum cofactor guanylyltransferase, with the protein MKSGSETTGIVLAGGKSSRMGFEKGLAEIQGKKMIEWVIQALQPVCQHLIVISNTNVYDYLGIPVYSDIYTDTGPLGGIYTGLKHSITSSNLMLACDMPFISSQVLQQLLLEAAGYEIVVPSIHGQWHPLCAHYNKQINIKVEELITTKVWKMQEAIRRFHFKEWPADKAGFDARFFANINTFAELQQIQK; encoded by the coding sequence ATGAAATCAGGATCTGAAACAACTGGTATTGTACTGGCCGGAGGAAAGAGTTCGAGAATGGGATTTGAAAAAGGTCTGGCAGAGATACAGGGTAAAAAGATGATAGAATGGGTGATACAAGCCTTACAGCCGGTTTGCCAGCATCTCATTGTTATTAGTAATACAAACGTATATGATTATTTGGGCATTCCGGTTTATTCGGATATCTATACAGATACTGGTCCCTTAGGAGGAATTTACACTGGCTTGAAGCACAGTATAACTTCCAGTAATCTAATGCTTGCCTGTGACATGCCTTTTATTTCTTCCCAGGTGTTGCAGCAATTGCTTCTGGAAGCTGCAGGATATGAAATTGTGGTTCCATCCATCCATGGACAATGGCACCCGCTATGTGCCCATTATAACAAACAAATTAATATTAAAGTAGAAGAGTTGATTACAACTAAAGTCTGGAAAATGCAGGAAGCCATCAGGCGTTTTCACTTTAAAGAGTGGCCAGCCGACAAAGCAGGATTTGATGCCCGGTTTTTTGCCAATATCAATACCTTCGCAGAATTACAGCAAATTCAAAAATAG